In Dendropsophus ebraccatus isolate aDenEbr1 chromosome 14, aDenEbr1.pat, whole genome shotgun sequence, the following proteins share a genomic window:
- the LOC138772527 gene encoding uncharacterized protein — MEAFDNLLSILTPHLQRQDTYMRKSIPPVGRLLITLRFLATGESYVSLHLQFRVGTSTISGIVSCTCAVIWEHLQPIVMPSPTREIWLQSAAGFQSVANFPNCIGAVDGKHIRVKQPPRSGSQYFNYKKFFSVVLIAVVDSTYRFLAIDVGSYGSTGDSRALLRSEFGRRILLDHVTLPPPTPLPGTTHPAPFVMVGDQAFPLLNNLLRPYPRRGLDERGRLFNRRLSRARNFVECAFGIMTSQWRVFTTALQLKLATVDMVIKAACVLHNYLRDYAPTPEVNVETLPAFSAPINYGQGRQLNRGIVVRNLFADYFMTPEGAVPVPLSQPPL; from the exons atggaggcctttgataatttactttccattttgaccccacatctccagagacaggacacctacatgcggaaatccatccctcctgtgggacgtctgctcataacgttaag attcttggcgacaggggagagttatgtatcgttgcacctccaattcagggttggtacgtccaccatctctggaattgtgagttgcacgtgcgccgtgatctgggagcatttgcagcccatcgtgatgcccagtccgacccgggagatttggttgcagtcagcagcaggctttcagtctgtggccaatttccccaactgtataggggcggttgatggtaagcacatacgtgtgaagcaaccaccgcgatcaggatcacagtatttcaattataagaaatttttttctgtggtcctgatcgcggttgttgattccacgtatcgtttccttgccatcgacgtcggctcctatggcagtactggggactcccgggcgctactgagatcagagtttgggcggcgcatactcttagatcacgtgactctacctcctcccactcctcttccgggtaccacgcatcccgctccattcgtcatggtaggggatcaagccttccctttactcaacaacctgctgcgcccttacccacggagagggctggatgaacgggggagactatttaaccggaggctgagccgggcacgtaacttcgtggagtgcgccttcgggatcatgactagtcagtggagagtgtttaccactgccctgcagttgaaattggccacagttgacatggtcattaaagctgcctgtgttctccacaactaccttcgggactatgctcccaccccggaggtgaacgtggagacactgccagcttttagtgcccctatcaactatggccaagggagacaactcaaccgcgggatagtggtcaggaacctctttgctgactacttcatgactcctgaaggcgccgtgcccgtgcccctttcacagcctcccttatga